From the bacterium genome, one window contains:
- a CDS encoding ComEC/Rec2 family competence protein — MRRPAFIAFLAFSSGIVTAYFSNFPLSCIAIFLLIICSFYFISNIFKFPPGLLNLNCIFILITSGMLLYEVSTTLFPANHIINHVDKTTQSKGDFCVIAKVIKDPEVKITQTVIECEVESVGIDSHSVQTAGKIILTLNYPDEKFEYGDRLKLKNPKLSIPEFPKNPEDFNYKEALARNKIYVTARTFDTEFINNSGKFSILKIALRIKKFINNTISANLTLNQASLLKGLVTGERGLLPPEVYEQFQNTGTIHILAISGFNVGLIALIVFLGLTLFRVPLAIKRIVTAVFIITYTFVVGLEPPIVRSTLMTILGMIALTAERDSDMLNVIAFSGFIILCFTPQALFDVSFQLSFIAIISLIYLSSELYTLFFYKLESNAGKYLGLFFSTSLGAQLGSMPIITYYFYRISIISIIANLFIIPLSSLCIILTFLISFFSLIHFHLMTNIFSSIAWITATFTLKSAELFSATPYGNVWVHKPNIVFVIWEYFAIISIISLFSFNKNRKLIIYNWYSYLWTYEPEVNFVVWNHPKSLSMELFKFNKGKTLFIGTILIGIIIFIWSKIYVQNNSGLKLVCLSKTNSTIIKTRDKRVILVDGGIYASYLDPGKDKVAPYLRANGISKIDCLVMTNPDKEKIDGLKYVFNNFKINKVIASEECLQGTKIFEHIRIKNIPYSFIEKENDWFKYSYGDVNFLFFTGDKMCMLVKSKKDNIAVVSRMADIIGESNVQKTLVTDNDGAVFIKTDGKKIKYETMKGLIAEESLKHKLLRYLGIV; from the coding sequence ATGCGGAGACCTGCATTTATAGCCTTTCTTGCATTTAGTTCAGGAATTGTAACTGCTTATTTTAGTAATTTCCCGTTATCCTGCATCGCTATTTTTTTACTTATAATTTGCAGCTTTTATTTTATCTCTAATATTTTTAAATTCCCCCCAGGTTTATTAAACTTAAATTGTATTTTCATTCTCATTACTTCAGGGATGTTGTTATATGAAGTTTCTACGACTTTATTTCCGGCAAATCATATAATAAATCATGTAGATAAAACAACCCAGAGTAAGGGGGATTTTTGTGTCATTGCAAAAGTTATAAAAGACCCCGAAGTAAAAATCACTCAAACAGTAATTGAATGTGAGGTAGAAAGCGTAGGGATAGACAGTCATAGCGTACAAACTGCGGGGAAAATAATTCTTACATTAAATTATCCCGATGAAAAATTTGAATACGGGGATAGGTTGAAACTTAAAAATCCTAAATTATCAATCCCCGAATTTCCTAAGAACCCAGAAGATTTTAATTATAAAGAAGCTCTTGCAAGAAATAAGATTTACGTAACTGCGCGTACATTTGATACCGAATTTATTAATAATAGCGGGAAATTTTCTATATTAAAAATTGCATTGAGAATAAAAAAATTTATCAACAATACAATATCTGCCAATCTTACCCTTAACCAGGCGAGTTTGTTAAAAGGCTTGGTAACAGGCGAACGCGGATTGCTCCCGCCCGAAGTATATGAGCAATTTCAAAATACCGGTACGATACACATACTTGCCATTTCCGGATTTAATGTGGGACTTATTGCGCTTATTGTGTTTTTAGGACTTACCTTGTTCAGAGTCCCTCTGGCGATAAAGAGAATCGTTACAGCAGTATTTATTATAACGTATACATTTGTTGTCGGGCTGGAACCTCCTATAGTCCGCTCAACGCTAATGACAATACTGGGAATGATTGCTTTGACTGCCGAAAGAGACAGCGATATGTTGAATGTGATAGCTTTTTCCGGGTTTATTATATTGTGTTTTACCCCGCAGGCTCTATTTGATGTGAGTTTTCAATTATCGTTTATTGCAATAATATCTTTAATTTATTTGTCTTCCGAATTATATACGTTATTTTTTTATAAATTAGAATCGAACGCGGGTAAATATTTGGGCTTGTTCTTTAGCACCTCATTGGGCGCGCAATTAGGGAGTATGCCTATAATTACTTATTACTTTTATAGAATTTCAATAATATCAATTATTGCTAATCTTTTCATAATCCCGTTAAGTAGTTTGTGTATTATATTGACTTTCCTGATAAGTTTTTTTTCTTTAATACATTTTCATTTAATGACCAACATTTTTTCTTCAATTGCATGGATAACCGCTACTTTTACCCTTAAGTCCGCAGAATTATTTAGCGCTACCCCTTATGGAAACGTGTGGGTACATAAACCGAATATAGTTTTTGTAATCTGGGAGTATTTTGCAATTATAAGTATAATAAGCCTTTTTAGCTTTAATAAAAACAGAAAATTAATTATATATAACTGGTACTCATATTTATGGACGTATGAACCGGAAGTAAATTTTGTAGTTTGGAATCATCCTAAAAGTTTAAGTATGGAGTTATTTAAATTTAATAAAGGGAAAACCCTTTTTATAGGTACGATATTAATAGGAATAATTATTTTTATATGGTCAAAAATTTATGTTCAAAACAACTCCGGATTAAAATTAGTATGCTTGTCAAAAACAAATTCTACGATTATTAAAACTCGGGATAAGCGGGTTATATTAGTTGATGGCGGGATATATGCTTCTTACCTTGATCCCGGAAAGGATAAAGTTGCGCCTTATCTCCGGGCGAACGGAATATCAAAAATCGATTGTCTTGTAATGACAAATCCGGATAAAGAAAAAATTGACGGACTAAAATATGTTTTTAATAATTTTAAGATAAACAAAGTTATTGCTTCTGAAGAATGTTTACAGGGTACAAAAATATTTGAACATATCCGGATTAAAAACATTCCATATAGTTTCATAGAGAAAGAAAATGATTGGTTTAAGTATAGTTATGGAGACGTAAATTTTTTATTTTTTACGGGAGATAAAATGTGTATGCTCGTAAAAAGCAAAAAGGATAATATTGCAGTGGTATCGAGAATGGCGGATATTATTGGAGAAAGCAATGTTCAAAAAACATTGGTAACGGATAATGACGGTGCGGTATTTATAAAAACGGATGGTAAAAAAATCAAATATGAAACAATGAAAGGGTTAATTGCGGAAGAGTCATTAAAACATAAATTATTAAGATATTTAGGGATAGTGTAA
- a CDS encoding cytidine/deoxycytidylate deaminase family protein, protein MERPSWDEYFMRIAFLIAERSTCLRRKVGAVVVKDKRILSTGYNGAPSGIQHCDKTECIREKLKIPTGERHELCKGLHGEQNAIIQAAKMGVVINKASIYITNFPCFICSKQIINAGIKEVIYANPYNDKLSQNILKEAKIKIRKFSLE, encoded by the coding sequence ATGGAAAGACCAAGCTGGGATGAGTATTTTATGCGCATCGCGTTTCTCATTGCAGAAAGGTCAACATGCCTGAGAAGAAAGGTAGGCGCAGTAGTCGTTAAAGACAAAAGAATTTTATCCACAGGTTACAACGGCGCGCCTTCCGGGATACAACACTGCGATAAAACGGAATGCATAAGAGAAAAACTAAAAATCCCAACGGGAGAAAGACACGAACTTTGCAAAGGTCTTCACGGCGAACAAAATGCAATAATTCAAGCTGCTAAAATGGGCGTTGTCATAAACAAGGCTTCTATTTATATTACCAACTTCCCTTGTTTTATATGTAGTAAACAGATTATAAACGCAGGGATTAAAGAAGTTATTTATGCCAATCCTTACAATGACAAACTTTCTCAAAATATCCTCAAAGAAGCAAAAATAAAAATCAGAAAATTTAGCCTTGAATAA
- a CDS encoding glycosyltransferase has protein sequence MKIAIVHDYLNQYGGAERVLEAVHEIWPDAPVFTLFYDLKKIPSRFRNWKITPTFAQRLPFLSTNYEKYFALYPTAIEQIDLRDFDVVLSISSAWAKGVLTTPNTVHISYLLNPMRFAWDEYFLQVKRTNVVLRMWLRILMNNIRIWDVVSANRIDFLITISETVKKRALKYYKQDSVIIYPPCNTRFFAPDPTLKVQDYFLVVARLKTYKRIDIAVEAFSKLGLPLLIIGDGEARGALEKIARPNVQFLGRLDDKKLRSYYQRAQAVIFPTVEDFGIIPLEAQSCGTPVIAFKGGGALETVKAGETGEFFYPQTTSALMEVVKNFDRSKYNLDVLQKHAGSFDKEIFKQKLKSFVEKKLNHS, from the coding sequence ATGAAAATAGCAATAGTTCATGATTATTTGAATCAGTATGGTGGTGCGGAAAGAGTGTTAGAGGCAGTTCATGAAATATGGCCGGACGCTCCCGTATTTACTCTTTTTTATGATTTAAAAAAAATACCATCTCGCTTTAGGAATTGGAAAATTACTCCTACTTTTGCTCAACGGTTGCCATTCTTGTCGACAAATTACGAAAAATATTTTGCGCTGTACCCAACTGCAATAGAACAGATAGACCTCAGAGATTTTGATGTGGTGCTTTCCATATCTTCTGCCTGGGCAAAAGGAGTTTTAACAACCCCTAATACGGTGCATATTTCGTATCTTTTAAATCCTATGAGATTTGCGTGGGATGAATATTTTTTACAAGTGAAAAGAACAAACGTTGTGCTTAGAATGTGGTTAAGAATATTGATGAATAACATAAGAATTTGGGATGTGGTTTCAGCTAACAGGATAGATTTCCTTATAACCATATCTGAAACTGTCAAGAAACGAGCATTAAAGTATTATAAACAGGATTCCGTTATAATATATCCTCCGTGTAATACTAGGTTTTTTGCTCCTGACCCAACTTTAAAAGTTCAGGACTATTTTCTCGTAGTAGCAAGACTTAAAACGTATAAAAGAATAGACATAGCCGTAGAAGCTTTTAGCAAATTAGGGCTTCCCTTGCTTATAATCGGAGATGGAGAGGCAAGAGGGGCGCTGGAAAAGATTGCCCGTCCGAACGTTCAATTCCTGGGAAGATTAGACGATAAGAAATTACGAAGTTATTACCAAAGAGCTCAAGCCGTTATCTTTCCTACGGTGGAAGACTTTGGAATTATTCCTCTTGAGGCGCAGTCCTGCGGGACTCCCGTTATTGCATTTAAAGGAGGAGGCGCATTGGAAACGGTAAAAGCAGGAGAAACGGGAGAATTCTTTTATCCGCAAACAACGTCTGCTTTGATGGAAGTCGTTAAAAATTTTGACCGTTCAAAATATAACCTGGATGTTTTACAAAAACATGCAGGCTCTTTTGACAAAGAAATATTTAAACAAAAATTAAAAAGTTTTGTTGAAAAAAAATTAAATCATTCATAG